In Candidatus Eisenbacteria bacterium, a single genomic region encodes these proteins:
- a CDS encoding COX15/CtaA family protein, with translation MNVDPEKIPGPGSSLALGFGTAVAMWTAAYVCRFPGVEAPGTLTLAVLLLLLVAGGRLAARLTGDGAKAGAKTGLIASLINLLILGSVIASPEPNRFGPSAPAWIVGSLLLGACLGGIGGASRRARERPPPRNWTGALAIILVAATFLLLVAGGIVTGARAGLAVVDWPNSFGYNMFLYPLAKMSEDIYYEHAHRLLGTLVGLATLVLAIRVFRHDRRPWLKGFAAGALVLMIAQGFLGGMRVTGRPTLSTSPEEMAPSLLLALVHGVVAQLFFGMTVALAVFLSARWIESSAQIAKRSAAADRSLSVPLLLLLVVQIATGAVERHFAGGLHLHIGLAVVVLVFGAVSGARAWGLYADVPALRRTGLLFIALLGVQIVLGFTALVAVNLSPEAGPPSAADIAITTAHQAVGAALLAHAVLLFLWLRRLVAPACT, from the coding sequence ATGAACGTCGATCCGGAGAAGATTCCCGGTCCCGGTTCTTCCCTGGCGCTCGGCTTCGGAACGGCGGTCGCGATGTGGACCGCCGCGTACGTTTGTCGATTCCCAGGGGTCGAAGCGCCAGGCACCCTCACGCTTGCGGTCCTCCTTCTTCTTCTCGTCGCCGGCGGACGCCTTGCGGCTCGCCTCACGGGGGACGGCGCAAAGGCCGGAGCGAAGACCGGGCTCATTGCTTCGCTCATCAACCTTCTCATCCTGGGGAGCGTGATCGCGTCGCCCGAGCCGAACCGGTTCGGTCCCTCGGCCCCGGCCTGGATCGTCGGGTCTCTTCTCCTCGGCGCTTGTCTCGGCGGGATCGGCGGGGCTTCGCGCCGCGCACGGGAGAGGCCGCCGCCGCGCAACTGGACCGGCGCCCTCGCCATCATCCTCGTCGCCGCCACGTTTCTCCTTCTCGTCGCCGGAGGGATCGTCACGGGCGCGCGCGCCGGTCTCGCGGTCGTCGACTGGCCAAATTCCTTTGGGTATAATATGTTTCTCTATCCGCTCGCGAAGATGTCGGAAGACATCTACTACGAGCATGCCCACCGGCTTCTCGGAACGCTGGTCGGCCTCGCGACGCTCGTCCTCGCGATTCGCGTCTTTCGACACGACCGCCGTCCGTGGCTCAAGGGGTTCGCCGCGGGGGCGCTCGTTCTCATGATCGCGCAGGGCTTCCTCGGCGGCATGCGCGTCACGGGGAGGCCGACTTTGAGCACGTCACCGGAAGAGATGGCGCCGAGTCTTCTTCTCGCGCTCGTTCACGGCGTCGTGGCGCAGCTCTTCTTCGGCATGACGGTCGCGCTCGCGGTCTTTCTCTCAGCGCGGTGGATCGAGAGCTCCGCGCAGATCGCGAAGCGCTCGGCGGCGGCGGATCGAAGCCTCTCCGTCCCGCTTCTTCTTCTTCTCGTTGTCCAAATCGCCACGGGCGCCGTAGAGAGGCATTTCGCGGGAGGCCTTCATCTTCATATCGGTCTTGCGGTCGTCGTTCTCGTGTTCGGCGCCGTCTCCGGAGCGCGTGCGTGGGGTCTCTATGCGGACGTGCCCGCCCTTCGCCGGACCGGCCTCCTCTTCATCGCCCTTCTCGGCGTCCAGATCGTGCTCGGTTTCACCGCTCTCGTCGCGGTCAACCTCTCGCCTGAAGCCGGGCCCCCTTCGGCGGCGGACATCGCGATCACGACCGCGCACCAAGCGGTCGGCGCCGCTCTCCTCGCCCACGCGGTGCTTCTCTTCCTTTGGCTTCGGCGGCTCGTCGCGCCGGCCTGCACGTGA
- the cyoE gene encoding protoheme IX farnesyltransferase gives MLRLLLVYLDLSKARLSALVVATAAVSYIAARGEEPIGLLGLSWTAMGTALAAGGANALNQVLEADRDGLMARTSGRPFPARRIGRLHGVLFGLAAAIGGPVLLALSVNRLAALLALAAVALYVLAYTPLKTRSPACTLVGAVSGAVPPVIGWTAATGRIDAGGLLLGGILFAWQVPHFLSLAWMHREEYARAGFRMLPVLDRTGRVVFRMIVLYSLVLIPAALALVLVGAAGPVYAAGSLLLGISFLFFGKRFVDRRTAGEAKRLFLASVVYLPLLLGLLALDRGPAGNLVRPARAETALSEDSSDRFGMGEGMIGESETSASAF, from the coding sequence GTGCTTCGACTTCTTCTTGTCTATCTCGATCTCTCGAAGGCGCGCCTTTCGGCTCTCGTCGTGGCGACCGCCGCGGTTTCCTACATCGCCGCGCGCGGCGAGGAACCGATCGGCCTTCTTGGTCTTTCTTGGACCGCGATGGGGACCGCCCTCGCGGCGGGGGGCGCGAACGCCCTAAACCAGGTTCTCGAGGCGGACAGAGACGGCCTGATGGCGCGAACGAGCGGCCGTCCGTTCCCCGCGCGAAGAATCGGACGGCTTCACGGAGTTCTCTTCGGTCTCGCCGCCGCGATCGGAGGTCCGGTTCTCCTCGCCCTCTCGGTGAATCGTCTTGCTGCGTTGCTCGCGCTCGCGGCGGTCGCGCTCTACGTGCTCGCCTACACCCCGCTCAAGACCCGGAGCCCCGCGTGCACGCTCGTGGGGGCGGTCTCCGGCGCGGTGCCGCCCGTCATCGGATGGACGGCGGCGACGGGGCGGATCGACGCGGGCGGTCTTCTTCTCGGGGGGATTCTCTTTGCGTGGCAAGTTCCGCATTTCCTCTCTCTCGCGTGGATGCACCGAGAGGAGTACGCGCGCGCGGGCTTCCGCATGCTCCCCGTGCTCGATCGAACGGGCCGCGTCGTCTTCCGCATGATCGTTCTCTACAGCCTCGTGCTCATCCCCGCGGCGCTCGCGCTTGTTCTCGTCGGCGCGGCGGGACCCGTATACGCCGCGGGCTCGCTCCTTCTCGGCATCAGCTTCCTGTTCTTCGGGAAGCGATTCGTCGATCGGCGGACCGCCGGCGAGGCGAAGCGGCTCTTTCTCGCGAGCGTGGTCTACCTTCCGCTCCTCTTGGGGCTTCTCGCCCTCGATCGCGGTCCGGCCGGCAATCTCGTGCGGCCCGCGCGAGCGGAGACGGCGCTATCCGAGGACTCGTCCGATCGGTTCGGAATGGGCGAAGGTATGATCGGAGAGAGCGAGACATCCGCGAGCGCCTTCTGA
- a CDS encoding toll/interleukin-1 receptor domain-containing protein, which produces MRIFIGWSGDLSHRVAVLVKEWLSDVLQSDRPFVSSEDIKKGARWSSELAAVLKECSFGIFCVVPSNARAPWMNFEAGAIVGAMPTSRVSTFLFGVDQSVIQDTPLSMFQSTVYEETDLLRLVRSINDLRVEDRMDETRLKRNFGAFWPRLKSELDELLLDAARQPSRADPDRRFSSDVERRLSEATDDWWKHHDIAIEDALFRHIAGNLGDFVVADRQLGFLAVVASYKGEKMRQFTEIAKNNSVVIQALVEHVAFHEHKRPVWRAAAMLERCDPEMLGKRLAAALAGQVEGDERRHLLSSVIPERRTYAYIEAHIESEIIEAEREKSRKTLADLRRQLGEPPRAPVE; this is translated from the coding sequence ATGCGGATCTTCATCGGGTGGTCGGGCGATTTGAGCCACAGAGTCGCCGTCCTTGTTAAGGAATGGCTCTCAGACGTTCTTCAGTCCGACAGACCTTTCGTTTCCTCCGAGGACATCAAGAAAGGCGCACGGTGGTCCTCCGAACTCGCCGCGGTTCTAAAGGAATGCTCGTTCGGCATCTTCTGCGTTGTTCCAAGCAACGCTCGGGCTCCTTGGATGAACTTCGAAGCAGGTGCGATCGTCGGGGCTATGCCGACCTCCCGCGTGAGCACGTTCCTTTTCGGGGTCGACCAGTCGGTCATTCAGGATACGCCCCTTTCTATGTTCCAATCGACGGTGTACGAGGAGACGGATCTTCTCCGGCTCGTCCGCTCGATCAATGATCTGCGAGTCGAGGACCGGATGGACGAAACGCGGCTAAAGAGGAACTTCGGCGCATTCTGGCCACGTCTCAAGTCCGAGCTCGATGAGCTGCTCCTCGATGCCGCACGGCAACCGTCCCGAGCGGATCCGGATCGACGATTCTCATCCGACGTCGAGAGGAGGCTAAGCGAGGCGACCGACGACTGGTGGAAGCATCACGACATCGCGATCGAAGATGCCCTCTTTCGCCACATCGCGGGCAACTTGGGGGACTTCGTGGTCGCCGACCGCCAGCTCGGCTTTCTTGCTGTAGTGGCCTCGTACAAAGGCGAGAAGATGAGGCAATTCACCGAGATCGCGAAAAACAACTCGGTCGTGATCCAAGCGCTGGTTGAGCACGTGGCCTTCCACGAGCACAAGCGGCCGGTTTGGCGTGCGGCCGCAATGCTCGAACGCTGCGATCCGGAGATGCTCGGCAAGAGACTCGCGGCGGCTCTCGCCGGACAAGTGGAGGGGGATGAGCGGCGGCATCTGCTCTCCTCAGTGATCCCCGAGCGCCGAACCTACGCCTACATCGAGGCACACATCGAGAGCGAGATCATTGAGGCCGAGAGGGAGAAGTCCAGGAAGACGCTCGCCGATTTGCGGCGGCAGCTGGGCGAACCACCGCGAGCCCCGGTGGAGTGA